In Ovis aries strain OAR_USU_Benz2616 breed Rambouillet chromosome 17, ARS-UI_Ramb_v3.0, whole genome shotgun sequence, the following proteins share a genomic window:
- the ISCU gene encoding iron-sulfur cluster assembly enzyme ISCU isoform X2, with translation MAAAGAGRLRRAASALLLRPPRLPARELSAPARLYHKKVVDHYENPRNVGSLDKTSKNVGTGLVGAPACGDVMKLQIQVDEQGRIVDARFKTFGCGSAIASSSLATEWVKGKTVEEALTIKNTDIAKELCLPPVKLHCSMLAEDAIKAALADYKLKQEPKAGEAEKK, from the exons ATGGCGGCGGCTGGAGCGGGCCGTCTGAGGCGGGCGGCGTCGGCCCTGTTGCTCCGGCCCCCGCGCCTGCCCGCCCGGGAGCTCTCAGCTCCCGCTCGGCTCTATCACAAGAAG GTTGTGGATCATTATGAAAATCCCCGAAACGTGGGGTCCCTTGACAAGACATCTAAAAATGTTGGGACTGGATTGGTGGGGGCTCCAGCGTGTGGTGATGTCATGAAATTACAG ATTCAAGTGGATGAACAGGGGAGGATCGTGGACGCCAGGTTTAAAACATTCGGCTGTGGCTCTGCCATCGCCTCCAGCTCATTAGCCACCGAATGGGTCAAGGGGAAGACG GTGGAGGAAGCCTTGACCATCAAAAACACAGACATCGCCAAGGAGCTGTGCCTCCCGCCTGTGAAGCTGCACTGCTCCA TGCTGGCTGAAGACGCCATCAAGGCCGCCCTGGCTGATTACAAGCTGAAACAAGAGCCCAAAGCAGGAGAGGCCGAGAAGAAGTGA
- the ISCU gene encoding iron-sulfur cluster assembly enzyme ISCU isoform X1, translated as MAAAGAGRLRRAASALLLRPPRLPARELSAPARLYHKKVVDHYENPRNVGSLDKTSKNVGTGLVGAPACGDVMKLQIQVDEQGRIVDARFKTFGCGSAIASSSLATEWVKGKTVEEALTIKNTDIAKELCLPPVKLHCSSTCRLQHADRLGLGAGVGLGRFRNGVHMHLDR; from the exons ATGGCGGCGGCTGGAGCGGGCCGTCTGAGGCGGGCGGCGTCGGCCCTGTTGCTCCGGCCCCCGCGCCTGCCCGCCCGGGAGCTCTCAGCTCCCGCTCGGCTCTATCACAAGAAG GTTGTGGATCATTATGAAAATCCCCGAAACGTGGGGTCCCTTGACAAGACATCTAAAAATGTTGGGACTGGATTGGTGGGGGCTCCAGCGTGTGGTGATGTCATGAAATTACAG ATTCAAGTGGATGAACAGGGGAGGATCGTGGACGCCAGGTTTAAAACATTCGGCTGTGGCTCTGCCATCGCCTCCAGCTCATTAGCCACCGAATGGGTCAAGGGGAAGACG GTGGAGGAAGCCTTGACCATCAAAAACACAGACATCGCCAAGGAGCTGTGCCTCCCGCCTGTGAAGCTGCACTGCTCCAGTACGTGTCGCCTCCAGCACGCCGACAGGcttgggctgggggcgggggtgggactGGGGCGTTTCCGTAATGGTGTCCACATGCATCTGGACAGGTGA